The following DNA comes from Buttiauxella agrestis.
ATGAAATCAGCCAGAAGGATGGGCTGGGCCAATTCGATCCGGTGCTGTTAAAACACACCTGGGAGTGGGTGGCAAAATCAATGAAATATCCGCTTGATAAAGTGAACCCGGAAACGCTGGTTGACCGTCGATATCTCGCTAAGTAAGGGAATGCCATGCAGCCTGTTATAGAGTTGAGTGATGTTAATCAAACGTTTATATCCGCCGATGGCACCGAGGTTACCGCGCTCGATGAAGTGAATCTGACGCTGCGCCGCCATGAATTTGTCTCGTTTATTGGCCCGTCAGGCTGCGGGAAATCGACCATTTTGCGTTTGATTGCCGGGCTGCTCAAACCGAGCAGCGGCACGATTTCGGTGTATGGCAAACCCGTTACAGAACCGCGTGACGAAATGGGTTTTGTGTTCCAGAAACCGACACTGCTGCCGTGGCTTAACGTGCTCGATAACATCACCTTTCCGATGAAGCACAAATATGGTCGCGTCGATGCCAAAGATATTGCTCGCGGACATGAACTGCTGGAAATGACTGGCCTGACGCAGTTTGCAGGCAAACGCCCGGCGGAGCTGTCAGGCGGCATGCAACAACGCGTTTCCATCGCTCGTTCGCTGCTGCATGACCCGGATATTTTGTTGATGGATGAGCCGTTTTCGGCCCTCGATTCCCTGACGCGCGATGAAATGAGCTTTGAGCTGATGCGCATCTGGAACGAACGCCCGAAAACGGTGCTGTTCGTCACGCACTCGATTCAGGAGGCGTTGCTGCTTTCCGACCGAATTGTGGTGATGAGTGCGCGCCCCGGGCGGGTCAGCGAAATTATTGATGTGCCGCTGGTGCGTCC
Coding sequences within:
- a CDS encoding ABC transporter ATP-binding protein produces the protein MQPVIELSDVNQTFISADGTEVTALDEVNLTLRRHEFVSFIGPSGCGKSTILRLIAGLLKPSSGTISVYGKPVTEPRDEMGFVFQKPTLLPWLNVLDNITFPMKHKYGRVDAKDIARGHELLEMTGLTQFAGKRPAELSGGMQQRVSIARSLLHDPDILLMDEPFSALDSLTRDEMSFELMRIWNERPKTVLFVTHSIQEALLLSDRIVVMSARPGRVSEIIDVPLVRPRNEETLNHPLFHELTAQIRHKVFSCRKEPV